In Bacillus sp. NP247, one DNA window encodes the following:
- a CDS encoding SMI1/KNR4 family protein codes for MINSPNVSGLIKNKPANDIEIQEIEDVMKVELPNVHKDLLKYTNGFSIGGGLIIYGTDDIIERNVTWEVTEYANGYVAIGDDGSGNVFLMSQGADVREVRAVDSGDMNPNHATVVTLDFIEWINTGCLNQKIQKIKEEIPDTCNIVLIEIPNGGLKDLVKIKSVLALDISTGELLKGSKNLPFTLVKGAPYGKVKKIIEKLGSVGLALNTIPMDKNN; via the coding sequence GTGATAAATTCACCTAATGTTTCTGGTTTAATAAAAAATAAGCCAGCAAATGACATTGAAATTCAAGAAATAGAAGATGTAATGAAAGTTGAATTACCAAATGTACATAAAGATTTATTGAAATATACAAATGGTTTTTCTATAGGTGGAGGATTAATAATTTATGGTACTGATGATATTATAGAACGAAATGTGACTTGGGAAGTAACAGAATATGCAAATGGTTATGTTGCTATTGGTGATGATGGTAGTGGCAATGTATTTTTAATGTCGCAAGGTGCAGATGTACGAGAAGTAAGGGCTGTTGATTCTGGTGATATGAATCCAAATCATGCCACTGTAGTTACATTAGATTTTATTGAGTGGATAAATACGGGGTGTTTGAATCAAAAAATACAGAAAATAAAAGAAGAAATCCCTGATACGTGTAATATAGTGTTAATAGAAATTCCTAATGGAGGATTAAAAGATTTAGTAAAGATAAAAAGTGTACTAGCACTTGATATTTCAACAGGGGAACTATTAAAAGGATCGAAAAACCTTCCTTTTACATTAGTAAAAGGAGCTCCATATGGTAAAGTAAAAAAAATAATTGAAAAATTAGGGTCTGTTGGTTTAGCACTAAATACAATACCAATGGATAAAAATAATTAA
- a CDS encoding TIGR04197 family type VII secretion effector yields the protein MMGNFQSNFQTATQIATQMKNPSDTIQSATNRSITKASRTTLSVNAQAQEANQQMLDLTRQFCGAFQQAIDNIHLAAKDFERMDNELQNTFR from the coding sequence ATGATGGGGAACTTTCAAAGTAATTTTCAAACGGCTACACAAATTGCTACGCAAATGAAAAATCCATCGGATACAATTCAAAGTGCGACAAATCGTTCTATAACAAAGGCGAGCCGTACTACACTATCTGTAAATGCCCAGGCGCAAGAAGCGAATCAACAAATGCTAGATTTGACTAGACAATTTTGTGGGGCCTTTCAACAAGCAATTGATAATATTCATTTAGCAGCTAAGGATTTTGAAAGAATGGATAATGAACTACAAAATACATTTCGCTAA
- the cls gene encoding cardiolipin synthase, which translates to MIKKILRVTSIIIAIFVVILIWMHIDVTLGRKMEAGKNMPIEYAPHYSDFQLYVEGKSFYKQLFTDVKEAKQSIYTYFYILSDDKSSHTFLNLLKEKAKEGVNVYLSVDLINDLSFERKMKNELRESGVHFTYSRKPELPFGFYSLHHRNHRRITTIDGEIGYTGGFNMGDEYLGKDKRFGYWRDYHVRIRGEGAKDLEEQFALDWKRDTKEDIKRSTNKASKGNTLHTMASYNGHHVAEKYVELIKQAKHSIVITTPYFIAKNKELMNALIAAQKRGVTVKILWSYKPDIPLIKEAAYPYIRQAVSNGITVYGYKKGMFHGKLMLIDNELTVIGTTNITARSFYINDEINLYIHGGSIVSEVNEALTQDFHDSKEMTKEFFEKLSFWERCKEKVAGLVDFYL; encoded by the coding sequence ATGATTAAAAAAATATTGCGAGTCACTTCTATTATTATTGCTATTTTCGTTGTTATTTTAATTTGGATGCATATTGACGTTACGCTCGGACGGAAAATGGAAGCCGGGAAAAATATGCCGATAGAGTATGCTCCTCATTATAGTGACTTTCAATTATATGTAGAAGGGAAGTCGTTTTATAAACAGTTGTTTACGGACGTAAAGGAAGCAAAACAATCTATTTATACTTACTTTTATATTCTCTCAGATGACAAAAGTAGTCATACATTTTTAAACTTATTAAAAGAAAAAGCGAAAGAAGGAGTAAACGTATACTTATCGGTGGATTTAATTAATGATTTATCTTTTGAAAGAAAGATGAAAAATGAATTGCGGGAAAGTGGTGTACATTTTACATATAGTAGAAAACCTGAATTACCATTCGGATTTTATTCTCTTCATCATCGGAATCATCGCCGTATTACGACGATTGATGGGGAAATTGGTTATACGGGTGGGTTTAATATGGGAGATGAATATTTAGGAAAAGATAAGCGATTTGGATATTGGCGTGACTATCATGTGCGGATAAGGGGAGAAGGAGCAAAAGATTTAGAAGAACAGTTCGCTTTAGATTGGAAACGAGACACGAAAGAAGATATAAAGAGGAGTACGAATAAGGCTAGTAAAGGGAATACATTACATACTATGGCCAGTTACAATGGGCATCATGTTGCTGAAAAATATGTAGAGTTAATAAAACAAGCGAAGCATTCGATTGTCATTACAACACCTTATTTTATAGCGAAAAATAAAGAATTAATGAACGCTTTAATCGCGGCGCAAAAACGTGGTGTTACAGTGAAAATCCTTTGGTCATATAAACCAGACATTCCTCTTATTAAAGAGGCGGCATATCCATACATACGTCAAGCTGTTAGTAATGGGATTACTGTATATGGTTATAAAAAAGGGATGTTTCACGGAAAGTTAATGCTAATTGATAATGAATTAACTGTTATCGGTACTACAAACATTACTGCACGTAGCTTTTATATAAATGATGAGATAAATTTATATATTCATGGTGGATCTATCGTATCAGAAGTGAATGAGGCGTTAACACAAGATTTTCATGACTCGAAAGAAATGACGAAAGAGTTTTTTGAGAAGTTATCTTTTTGGGAGCGTTGTAAGGAGAAAGTGGCGGGATTGGTTGATTTTTATTTGTGA
- a CDS encoding AHH domain-containing protein — protein sequence MSLNMYVGEVQNQTQSMNAVCVATIQAMEQAIQSIDTFATDTVLQGKTYSSAKIFFVQTFRPLAQGIIYLCEELIRQNDAFPSDFQSQVASTDVIEQETREQIQEINRMVSSIEAISIATVLPGIDAMVIVLVEMRKKLQEKLEHLYEFNYTSSNNYNKALQLVASITAGLAEVQGGKGFSPVSGTFSTQGLNMDWTASIQEIADERKRQVDNLLKKGSMEEGAVCKKPPEKSISEKIIDGILEGTGQAVEDTIDGVVALGKWETWENMGYAVTHLNETLPAMWNTLSDSFINDVINGDAESRAKWGSYAFTQIGLGLIGDKGISKVTTLAKGAKFSTGMSSFANKLPLTDRLAFAGASGFGSNQIKIFEVLRKARETFMFSKTGGRSKVKDVQEVIQDYADKVLDKVEIKNEYPDSYTASKVLREELKAAGIEPPPYPNAAHHITAWNDKRAIEAQELLEEFGIHHNSAANGVFLPYKVNDYVTTEVLHVGNHSTEYMKEVTKILKEIKEYGGTQEDVAAALHDIRIRLLEGSLKLNNPK from the coding sequence ATGAGTTTAAATATGTATGTAGGGGAAGTACAAAATCAGACCCAAAGCATGAATGCTGTATGTGTCGCTACTATCCAAGCTATGGAGCAAGCAATCCAATCAATTGATACCTTTGCAACTGATACGGTTTTGCAAGGAAAAACATATAGTAGTGCAAAAATATTTTTTGTCCAAACTTTTCGTCCTTTAGCACAAGGTATCATTTATTTATGTGAAGAATTAATTCGTCAAAATGATGCGTTTCCAAGTGATTTTCAATCACAAGTTGCTTCCACAGATGTCATCGAACAAGAAACAAGAGAGCAAATTCAAGAAATTAATCGAATGGTCTCAAGTATAGAAGCAATTAGTATTGCTACAGTATTGCCTGGAATAGATGCCATGGTTATTGTTTTAGTGGAGATGAGAAAAAAACTGCAAGAAAAATTAGAGCATCTATATGAATTTAACTATACGTCCAGTAATAACTACAACAAAGCCCTTCAACTAGTGGCTAGCATTACTGCCGGCCTTGCTGAAGTCCAAGGCGGGAAAGGATTTAGTCCTGTAAGTGGTACGTTTAGTACACAAGGATTAAATATGGATTGGACCGCTTCGATTCAAGAAATTGCTGATGAAAGAAAACGTCAAGTTGATAATCTTTTAAAGAAAGGATCAATGGAAGAGGGAGCGGTGTGCAAGAAACCTCCCGAAAAATCTATATCTGAAAAAATTATAGATGGTATTTTAGAAGGTACAGGTCAAGCTGTTGAAGATACAATAGATGGTGTTGTGGCACTTGGTAAATGGGAAACGTGGGAGAACATGGGATACGCTGTTACTCATTTAAATGAAACCTTACCTGCTATGTGGAACACATTGTCAGATTCATTTATTAATGATGTAATAAATGGAGACGCTGAAAGTCGTGCTAAGTGGGGAAGTTATGCTTTTACACAAATTGGACTTGGACTTATTGGTGATAAGGGGATAAGTAAAGTCACTACATTAGCAAAAGGTGCAAAATTCTCTACAGGAATGTCTTCTTTCGCAAATAAATTGCCACTGACGGATCGGTTGGCATTTGCAGGTGCAAGTGGATTTGGAAGCAATCAAATAAAAATATTTGAAGTTTTACGCAAAGCTCGTGAAACATTTATGTTTTCAAAAACTGGTGGAAGAAGTAAAGTTAAAGATGTACAAGAAGTAATACAAGATTATGCAGATAAGGTTCTGGATAAAGTTGAAATAAAAAACGAATATCCTGATTCTTATACCGCATCTAAGGTACTGCGTGAAGAACTTAAAGCTGCAGGTATTGAGCCACCACCATATCCAAATGCAGCACATCATATTACTGCTTGGAATGACAAAAGGGCAATTGAAGCACAGGAATTACTTGAAGAGTTTGGGATACATCATAATTCAGCTGCTAATGGTGTGTTTTTACCTTATAAAGTAAATGACTATGTGACTACGGAAGTGTTACACGTAGGAAATCATAGTACCGAATATATGAAAGAAGTAACCAAGATATTAAAGGAAATCAAAGAATATGGTGGTACTCAGGAAGATGTTGCCGCAGCGTTACATGATATTAGAATACGTCTATTAGAAGGTAGTTTAAAATTAAATAATCCAAAATGA
- a CDS encoding DUF3958 family protein encodes MSQDIEKQVDQLNQELRIVFEKQGRNQAAIQIQRQTEMDFHELRSRNNRLFNRVLETWHGDKEVSNFFMNKLQESQHIERKLTFELENQKETLLKERRNLIDLETDLTYRQQRLKREDKA; translated from the coding sequence ATGAGTCAAGACATTGAAAAGCAAGTAGACCAATTAAATCAAGAATTACGGATAGTATTCGAGAAACAAGGTCGAAATCAAGCTGCGATTCAAATCCAGAGACAAACAGAAATGGACTTTCATGAATTGAGAAGTCGAAATAATCGTTTATTTAATAGAGTTTTAGAAACATGGCATGGTGATAAAGAAGTTTCTAATTTTTTTATGAATAAGCTTCAAGAGTCGCAGCATATTGAGCGGAAATTAACATTTGAATTGGAAAATCAAAAAGAAACATTACTTAAAGAAAGACGCAATCTTATTGATTTAGAAACCGACCTTACCTATCGGCAACAGCGATTAAAAAGGGAGGATAAAGCATGA
- a CDS encoding imm11 family protein, whose protein sequence is MKIWELRSSSDNYESFQLLKYKEDKKFFEGKFNSTIKLIDSWRKLPIECLEGGKASDFPHFWGEIGALMVSEKAKALLEPSIGDNVEFLPLLRDSTSEVYYLVHVLNVLDAIDSDKAIFKKLITGLIIGCEKFAFDSNTVQSEMIFKVYINGKIHPTAVFISDELKVLIEQSDLKGFEFIEMWDSEELS, encoded by the coding sequence ATGAAGATATGGGAATTAAGAAGTTCTTCTGATAACTATGAGTCTTTTCAATTATTAAAGTATAAAGAAGATAAAAAGTTTTTTGAAGGGAAGTTTAACTCTACAATAAAACTAATAGATTCATGGAGAAAGTTACCTATTGAATGTTTAGAAGGAGGAAAGGCCAGTGATTTTCCACACTTCTGGGGAGAAATTGGTGCCCTAATGGTTAGTGAAAAAGCAAAAGCATTATTAGAACCTTCAATAGGCGATAATGTTGAATTCTTACCACTTTTACGCGATTCAACTAGTGAGGTATATTACTTGGTCCATGTGTTGAATGTACTAGATGCAATTGATAGTGATAAAGCAATTTTTAAAAAACTGATTACAGGTTTAATAATAGGATGCGAAAAATTCGCATTTGATAGTAATACTGTTCAAAGTGAGATGATTTTTAAGGTTTATATAAATGGGAAAATTCATCCCACGGCTGTTTTTATTTCAGATGAATTGAAGGTTCTTATTGAACAAAGTGATTTAAAAGGTTTTGAATTTATTGAAATGTGGGATTCAGAAGAGCTTTCGTAA
- a CDS encoding transposase — MGKIRVTYDVEFKKQAIDLYLKDGMSYKNIAKELGIHHSVVSRWVKHFEAEGIKGLEEKRGKAKGPGLGRPRVRPEDPEAKIRRLEAENEMLKKLLGM, encoded by the coding sequence ATGGGGAAAATTAGAGTCACTTACGATGTAGAATTTAAGAAACAAGCTATAGATTTATACTTAAAAGACGGCATGAGTTATAAAAACATTGCGAAAGAATTAGGTATTCATCACTCGGTTGTAAGTCGTTGGGTGAAACACTTTGAAGCTGAAGGAATCAAAGGACTAGAAGAAAAACGCGGTAAAGCGAAAGGACCAGGTTTAGGTAGACCAAGGGTTAGACCCGAAGATCCAGAAGCTAAGATCAGACGATTAGAAGCGGAAAATGAAATGTTAAAAAAGCTCTTAGGGATGTAA
- a CDS encoding IS3 family transposase: protein MKVVSKTKKFEVIHEMTKTGYTVTILCDIAGVTRSGYYKWIKRHTTPSKKQSEDIEIKKKILACHKKLRGIYGYRRIQVWLKATYNLYLNHKRIQRLMRELGIKAVIRKKRPYYGKKEAYVISENHLNREFQASKPNEKWVTDITYLIFNGQRLYLSAIKDLYNNEIVAYETSRRNDLKLVLDTLKKAKKKRNVKGILLHSDQGSQYTSRQYNQLLKKYQMKASMSRRGNCWDNACMENFFSHFKAECFHLHSFHKANEVKLAVRKYMHFYNHQRFQKKLNNLSPYKYRTQVA from the coding sequence ATGAAAGTCGTATCCAAAACGAAAAAATTCGAAGTCATCCATGAAATGACAAAAACAGGTTATACAGTGACCATTCTATGCGATATTGCTGGTGTAACCAGAAGTGGGTACTACAAATGGATAAAACGGCATACGACGCCTTCAAAAAAACAATCAGAGGATATCGAAATTAAGAAAAAGATATTGGCGTGTCATAAAAAATTAAGAGGAATTTATGGATATAGAAGAATACAAGTGTGGCTGAAAGCCACATATAACCTTTATTTGAATCATAAGCGCATCCAAAGATTGATGCGTGAACTAGGTATCAAAGCCGTAATTAGGAAAAAACGACCTTATTACGGAAAAAAAGAAGCTTATGTGATTTCAGAGAACCATCTAAATAGGGAGTTTCAAGCTTCAAAACCGAATGAGAAATGGGTAACCGATATTACCTATTTGATTTTCAATGGACAGCGCTTGTACTTATCCGCTATTAAGGATTTATACAATAATGAAATTGTTGCCTATGAAACCAGTCGTAGAAACGACTTGAAACTTGTGTTAGATACACTGAAAAAGGCAAAGAAAAAACGAAATGTGAAGGGAATCCTCTTACATAGTGATCAAGGGTCCCAGTATACATCTCGTCAATATAATCAATTACTTAAAAAATATCAGATGAAGGCAAGTATGTCTCGAAGAGGCAACTGTTGGGATAATGCTTGTATGGAAAACTTCTTCAGTCACTTTAAGGCAGAGTGTTTTCATTTACACTCCTTCCATAAAGCGAATGAGGTCAAACTTGCCGTGCGTAAATATATGCACTTTTATAATCATCAAAGATTTCAAAAGAAATTAAATAACCTGAGTCCATATAAATATAGAACTCAGGTTGCTTAG